The segment tagaatttataatctttccagaaaattataaaaataatatcgcaaatattattttcaactttatttcTAATACATAATAACATATGATGaacatattgaatattttgtgcAGAGTCCTTTTCCAGAGGAAGATGAGGAGATATCGAATCAAATGCGCCAAGCTGAAGCCCTAAAGACTGCCTTGAGGACGCAACCACATAGTTTCGTTCTCAGATTTATAGAACTAGATGGTTTAAATGCTCTTTTACAAGTATTAGAGGCTATAAATGCTGAGGCGGCTGACAGCAATCTCCATACCAGCGTCATAGGATGTCTAAAAGCTTTAATGAACAATTCGGTGAGCTTTGCCTTTACTAACTCATGTAATAAGCgtctaaaaagatttattaacgatacatagatacacacaaatataaattatgctttgaagaatcaaataaataacttaCTTAATTTTCTCATATCCTTTTAATGAAGATATCCAAACCACTAATAGACAATTCCTTATactcttaattttattgaaagaaaCCAAATGCGTAccactttttctttattattcataattaacttttttttatagaatggTAGAGCGCATGTGTTGGCACACCCAACGGCAATCAACACGATATCGCAGTCGCTGGCGACTGAGaatataaagacaaaaatCTCCGTATTAGAGATCCTCGGCGCAGTTTGTCTAGTGCCGGGAGGTCACCGCAAGGTCCTAGAGGCTATGTTGCACTTCCAACAATATCATTCTGAGAGAACACGCTTCCaatgtataattaacaatCTCGATAAAAACTTTGGCGCCTATAAGGACAATCTGTCCCTGAAGACGGCGATCATGTCATTTATTAATGCTGTGCTAAACTATGGACCGGGTCAGGTGACATTGGAGTTTAGACTGCACTTGAGATACGAGTTACTGATGCTCGGCATTCAGCCTATCATCGAGAAACTGAGAAAATATGAGAATGACACTCTCGATAGGCATCTCGATTTCTTCGAAATGGTACGGAATGAAGACGAGAAAGAACTTGCCAGAAAATTTGAGAAGGAACATGTCGATACTAAGAGTGCTAGTGCCATGTTTGATCTTTTGCGACGGAAGCTCAGTCATACTGCTGCTTATCCTCATTTTCTTAGCTTGCTTGAACATTGTCTTTTATTGCCATGTGAGTTCTTGAATCGATAGGTTGTGTCatgatatgtaaaatataccaTAATGCTgacaaattacttttttttagtgGACTATGGTTCACATCCTCAACATTGGTTGCTGTTTGATCGAATCGTTCAGCAAATCGTTTTACAGTCAGAAAGCAACGAGACAGGCTTGATAAGAAATCCCGATGTGGCTCcgattgaaataaatgtaaaagagaTTGTTCATCTTCTCGCAAAAGAAGAGGAACTTGTGGCAGCAAGAAAAAAGGCTGAAGAGCTGGAACGCGAAAATTTGGATATGTCCACAAGATTGGCTAAGAAAGAGCAGGAATTAGATCTGAGAACTCAAGAGAAAGtatgattaaaaatcaatattgttTTTGGAAATCAGACACAAACACCAATCTTTTATTAGcttaaaaaatagcaaaaatttaattgtaaatatatgatttattttataaatatatatatacgatatctTTTAATCAAATTCTTCTCAATTTCGAGATGATTCTCATGATCgagattatattcttttataaaaatgttgcattcagttttaaagatattttgcaatatattaaagattttaaatttaaagctaaTTTATAACAAGTGTAAAAAGTTGAGAAAAAATAGAGCTAATTAGAGTCAagcgtaataaataaatatgtacttatattgtgtaaaaatttcttttaataataatgaatattttggTTTTCCTTTAGACTATTTTCaacacacaaaaataaataactcaaacatttatatactatttactGTTTAATTATGTtgaattaaacttaattaaggcacctaattaaaattatataactttcgctaaattaatatgaatttttgtagGAAGATATGGAGGCTAGTTTAGCAAGAATCAAAGAGCGTCTCGAGAAAGAGACGTCGATGCACATAGAGACAAAGcaaaaaatttctgaattGCAAGATAATCTTGAGACATTGTCGCGACAAATTAATAACGAGAAATCTGAAAGAAAGCGTTTAGAACAGTTGGTAGCTTCTGGAAGTTTACCGGACGATGCAAAAGCTACTCTAAAAATTGTAGAGGATGAAGACCTTGAGAAAGTTGAGACAAAACCTActccgccgccaccgccacctccTCCATTAGCACCACCACCTCCTCCTTGTTTGATGCCGATTGCTCCTCCACCGATGAaggttattatattatttaaattatattattaataataataaataaaattatataataattataataagtgtaaaattatatatgttatattaataattacatatcacattattaataattagttttttatatgtgttatcCAATGTAACGTAGCATATGATTAAATGTGTAATTGTGTCTAGatgattttatttgcataatttaaattaaatattacaggtggagataataaaaaatgttccgCAACCGAGTAATCCTTTGAAGTCGTTTAATTGGTCAAAAATACCTGAGCAAAAATTGCAAGGCACAATATGGTCTGAGTTGGATGATTCTAAGCTTTACAATGTAATGGATCTCGAGTCCATTGATAAAATCTTTTGTGCATATCAGAAGAATGGCGTCTCCACGGAGGGCTCAATAGAAGACTTAAGGACTCtaggaaagaataaaaaaacgatGTCAGTGATCGATTCGAGAAGAGCACAAAATTGCACAATATTATTGTCGAAATTGAAGATGTCTGACAATGAAATTACTAGGACGATATTGTCAATGGATCAACAGAACATTTTGCACATTGATATGGTGGAgcaattgttaaaatatataccatCGTCGGAAGAAGCCGCCTCGTTAGACATCCATCAAAAAGAATTGCAGAATAGAGCCGACAGTTTCTTGTATCAAATATCAAAGTGCGTTGTATTttcaatgttattaatttaaaattagcatTAAGTTATTAGActgaagaatattataataattattttcatcgttctttttaatttctaattgaaTTTCtagttattcaatttaaatttgaatttcgataaatcctaattaacttttatatctcATAAATCACTttccttttaataaatataaaaacatatcgTAGAGGATGcattcttaaataatacacaatttaaattatgtggCATTCTTTTTTCATTCGTGAGAGATGCGacttaagaataaaattttttaaacgggGAATTTAATCCCATAATTTTCACATATGTTTCATGATCATGAATCTTAATAACTTTCAAaaggtttttattattattatgcatttattaagttatttattattaaatattcatttaaaaatttaaatatgcaagTAATAATCATTTAGTTCATACTTTTGTgtagaaagttataaacatatattttatagttttacttTACAGTAAATCACGTATAAcaggaaataaataatcaataagtttctttttatgcataataatagCTAAGAATTTGTAaagttgtatttattttgaaatcgTTAGTAAAACTAAACAATGATTCTGAAGCGTATTGACACTGCATAATAAGcaaacatatacaaaaaatatatatgtaaacacaTAAGTAGGATATAACGAAAAGCTAATACAAGTAAGAAAATTGTGATGTATCAAATTTGCATCTCAGAAACGAAAAGAGAGCGTcacataattcatatattatatatacattatatgtatatatatatgaaaatgcatcttctacaatatatatatatatatatatatatatatatatgtcaaaagaaaagtatgatttgtaagatcaaaattatgcaaatttctTCATACGTGCAAAAGCGAATCAATAAAACTCTatgatcaaaatatataaacaaaatgtatatttctgtttttagGGTGCCGCATTATGAGCAGAGGTTGCGTTCTCTgcattacaaaaagaaattcgcGGCTAGCATCGCGGAATTGACGCCGAGGATGCGAGCAGTTCTAGAAGCGAGCCGACAAGTGGCCAGATCAAGAAGACTCAGAAAGCTTTTGGAATTGGTGTTAGCGTTAGGAAATTATGTAAACCGCGGAAACGCGCGGGGTAACGCATGCGGCTTCCGATTGGCTTCTTTAAATCGTCTAGTTGACACAAAGTCTTCTTGCTCCAAGGGCACAACTTTGTTACATTATCTCGTGCAAATTCTCGAAGCCAGATTCAGAGAGGTCTTAGATATTGAAGAGGATATGCCGCATGTTAGGACAGCAGCTAGAGTCAGCATGGCTGACTTGCAGAAAGAAGTTGCTAATCTTAAAAATGGACTGCAGGATGTTCAGAGGGAAAtaggtataattaaaattatataataaattctgtaaattaattggaatttatataaaaagatgttaGAAACTAAAAAACTTTCTGTTCTTATtactagttataatttttcttgtctctgtgtctttataaaattaataataaatagtttctCAAAAGTATGTGaggatgtataaaaaaaaactaggtaatttttattacatcgtTTTGTGCTATttgtatttcatttatttttcagaatttcatCGAGGTCAAGTTCAGGTACTTCAGGGTGATATGTTTTTACCAGCGATGAGGGACTTCCAGGCGCAAGCCACATGTAGATTAGCAGAGGCTGAAGACTTATTCCAAGACATGAAGACTAGggtaaaaaagaatatctaaatagtattaatcataattatagcTTTCTAATTCCaatgaaaattgtttattacaataataaggAAGTGACAAGTAATGTAAGTTATTTACTAGACAAATAAGTggataattgttttttttattcgaaaaacaaaataaaaattcaattctcATTGTatcaattaactttttaattttatgaattaaattgtctaattttaattatctattatttaattacattgagCCAGTTATTTGTACtatatgagatatataaatatacgacACACAGTAACATACATTACTTGTTACATTTGTGAATaagaatttacaattaatcggtaatttatttttaacatttatgcaatattcacttttattatacctatatgacattaattgtatttattgagataatctttttttattgaatagtTTGATCGAGCTGTAAGACTATTTGGTGAAGATTCAGCTGGTGTTCAACCAGATGAATTCTTtggcattttcgaaaatttccTGCAAGCTCTGGCTGAAGCGAGACAAGATGTAGAAAACATGAGAAAGAAGATTGAAGAAGAGGAACGTAGAGCAAAACAGGAACAAGaagtaaacaattttatgt is part of the Anoplolepis gracilipes chromosome 2, ASM4749672v1, whole genome shotgun sequence genome and harbors:
- the Daam gene encoding disheveled-associated activator of morphogenesis 1 isoform X2, with amino-acid sequence MSSINVEDQNIMPCPNSESRRWRFFHRIPSCPVKSSQPLKEFVGRCQTMPSRVKKSFCGCLQDDEPPEITYCVVEHTGTLTLQAMTPTLPMPAEEELNKMFLELVDELDLTQANRQAVLALPANKKWQIYCSRKGNGTLDNGGLRTTDLSGDPEDYINRLKTIANSPFPEEDEEISNQMRQAEALKTALRTQPHSFVLRFIELDGLNALLQVLEAINAEAADSNLHTSVIGCLKALMNNSNGRAHVLAHPTAINTISQSLATENIKTKISVLEILGAVCLVPGGHRKVLEAMLHFQQYHSERTRFQCIINNLDKNFGAYKDNLSLKTAIMSFINAVLNYGPGQVTLEFRLHLRYELLMLGIQPIIEKLRKYENDTLDRHLDFFEMVRNEDEKELARKFEKEHVDTKSASAMFDLLRRKLSHTAAYPHFLSLLEHCLLLPLDYGSHPQHWLLFDRIVQQIVLQSESNETGLIRNPDVAPIEINVKEIVHLLAKEEELVAARKKAEELERENLDMSTRLAKKEQELDLRTQEKEDMEASLARIKERLEKETSMHIETKQKISELQDNLETLSRQINNEKSERKRLEQLVASGSLPDDAKATLKIVEDEDLEKVETKPTPPPPPPPPLAPPPPPCLMPIAPPPMKVEIIKNVPQPSNPLKSFNWSKIPEQKLQGTIWSELDDSKLYNVMDLESIDKIFCAYQKNGVSTEGSIEDLRTLGKNKKTMSVIDSRRAQNCTILLSKLKMSDNEITRTILSMDQQNILHIDMVEQLLKYIPSSEEAASLDIHQKELQNRADSFLYQISKVPHYEQRLRSLHYKKKFAASIAELTPRMRAVLEASRQVARSRRLRKLLELVLALGNYVNRGNARGNACGFRLASLNRLVDTKSSCSKGTTLLHYLVQILEARFREVLDIEEDMPHVRTAARVSMADLQKEVANLKNGLQDVQREIEFHRGQVQVLQGDMFLPAMRDFQAQATCRLAEAEDLFQDMKTRFDRAVRLFGEDSAGVQPDEFFGIFENFLQALAEARQDVENMRKKIEEEERRAKQEQELRKRTIERKNSREGILNSISLTKKNEANSNGQNDNKGEFDDLISALRTGDVFGEDIAKFKRSKRRPVTPSSQETRRHSAHKEDSRERH
- the Daam gene encoding disheveled-associated activator of morphogenesis 1 isoform X3: MDTMLEKVGKLNLRIPSCPVKSSQPLKEFVGRCQTMPSRVKKSFCGCLQDDEPPEITYCVVEHTGTLTLQAMTPTLPMPAEEELNKMFLELVDELDLTQANRQAVLALPANKKWQIYCSRKGNGTLDNGGLRTTDLSGDPEDYINRLKTIANSPFPEEDEEISNQMRQAEALKTALRTQPHSFVLRFIELDGLNALLQVLEAINAEAADSNLHTSVIGCLKALMNNSNGRAHVLAHPTAINTISQSLATENIKTKISVLEILGAVCLVPGGHRKVLEAMLHFQQYHSERTRFQCIINNLDKNFGAYKDNLSLKTAIMSFINAVLNYGPGQVTLEFRLHLRYELLMLGIQPIIEKLRKYENDTLDRHLDFFEMVRNEDEKELARKFEKEHVDTKSASAMFDLLRRKLSHTAAYPHFLSLLEHCLLLPLDYGSHPQHWLLFDRIVQQIVLQSESNETGLIRNPDVAPIEINVKEIVHLLAKEEELVAARKKAEELERENLDMSTRLAKKEQELDLRTQEKEDMEASLARIKERLEKETSMHIETKQKISELQDNLETLSRQINNEKSERKRLEQLVASGSLPDDAKATLKIVEDEDLEKVETKPTPPPPPPPPLAPPPPPCLMPIAPPPMKVEIIKNVPQPSNPLKSFNWSKIPEQKLQGTIWSELDDSKLYNVMDLESIDKIFCAYQKNGVSTEGSIEDLRTLGKNKKTMSVIDSRRAQNCTILLSKLKMSDNEITRTILSMDQQNILHIDMVEQLLKYIPSSEEAASLDIHQKELQNRADSFLYQISKVPHYEQRLRSLHYKKKFAASIAELTPRMRAVLEASRQVARSRRLRKLLELVLALGNYVNRGNARGNACGFRLASLNRLVDTKSSCSKGTTLLHYLVQILEARFREVLDIEEDMPHVRTAARVSMADLQKEVANLKNGLQDVQREIEFHRGQVQVLQGDMFLPAMRDFQAQATCRLAEAEDLFQDMKTRFDRAVRLFGEDSAGVQPDEFFGIFENFLQALAEARQDVENMRKKIEEEERRAKQEQELRKRTIERKNSREGILNSISLTKKNEANSNGQNDNKGEFDDLISALRTGDVFGEDIAKFKRSKRRPVTPSSQETRRHSAHKEDSRERH
- the Daam gene encoding disheveled-associated activator of morphogenesis 1 isoform X4: MPSRVKKSFCGCLQDDEPPEITYCVVEHTGTLTLQAMTPTLPMPAEEELNKMFLELVDELDLTQANRQAVLALPANKKWQIYCSRKGNGTLDNGGLRTTDLSGDPEDYINRLKTIANSPFPEEDEEISNQMRQAEALKTALRTQPHSFVLRFIELDGLNALLQVLEAINAEAADSNLHTSVIGCLKALMNNSNGRAHVLAHPTAINTISQSLATENIKTKISVLEILGAVCLVPGGHRKVLEAMLHFQQYHSERTRFQCIINNLDKNFGAYKDNLSLKTAIMSFINAVLNYGPGQVTLEFRLHLRYELLMLGIQPIIEKLRKYENDTLDRHLDFFEMVRNEDEKELARKFEKEHVDTKSASAMFDLLRRKLSHTAAYPHFLSLLEHCLLLPLDYGSHPQHWLLFDRIVQQIVLQSESNETGLIRNPDVAPIEINVKEIVHLLAKEEELVAARKKAEELERENLDMSTRLAKKEQELDLRTQEKEDMEASLARIKERLEKETSMHIETKQKISELQDNLETLSRQINNEKSERKRLEQLVASGSLPDDAKATLKIVEDEDLEKVETKPTPPPPPPPPLAPPPPPCLMPIAPPPMKVEIIKNVPQPSNPLKSFNWSKIPEQKLQGTIWSELDDSKLYNVMDLESIDKIFCAYQKNGVSTEGSIEDLRTLGKNKKTMSVIDSRRAQNCTILLSKLKMSDNEITRTILSMDQQNILHIDMVEQLLKYIPSSEEAASLDIHQKELQNRADSFLYQISKVPHYEQRLRSLHYKKKFAASIAELTPRMRAVLEASRQVARSRRLRKLLELVLALGNYVNRGNARGNACGFRLASLNRLVDTKSSCSKGTTLLHYLVQILEARFREVLDIEEDMPHVRTAARVSMADLQKEVANLKNGLQDVQREIEFHRGQVQVLQGDMFLPAMRDFQAQATCRLAEAEDLFQDMKTRFDRAVRLFGEDSAGVQPDEFFGIFENFLQALAEARQDVENMRKKIEEEERRAKQEQELRKRTIERKNSREGILNSISLTKKNEANSNGQNDNKGEFDDLISALRTGDVFGEDIAKFKRSKRRPVTPSSQETRRHSAHKEDSRERH
- the Daam gene encoding disheveled-associated activator of morphogenesis 1 isoform X1 — translated: MAINFYLVLLLCRRNDAEKEKKILTVMRFIFLPEKPVVAHQRRRDKSAVCQEGCCRRASKDEHFLSCVTSTMTTTRITVSGLKIQDSRKSVSHGTQRVYMQRIPSCPVKSSQPLKEFVGRCQTMPSRVKKSFCGCLQDDEPPEITYCVVEHTGTLTLQAMTPTLPMPAEEELNKMFLELVDELDLTQANRQAVLALPANKKWQIYCSRKGNGTLDNGGLRTTDLSGDPEDYINRLKTIANSPFPEEDEEISNQMRQAEALKTALRTQPHSFVLRFIELDGLNALLQVLEAINAEAADSNLHTSVIGCLKALMNNSNGRAHVLAHPTAINTISQSLATENIKTKISVLEILGAVCLVPGGHRKVLEAMLHFQQYHSERTRFQCIINNLDKNFGAYKDNLSLKTAIMSFINAVLNYGPGQVTLEFRLHLRYELLMLGIQPIIEKLRKYENDTLDRHLDFFEMVRNEDEKELARKFEKEHVDTKSASAMFDLLRRKLSHTAAYPHFLSLLEHCLLLPLDYGSHPQHWLLFDRIVQQIVLQSESNETGLIRNPDVAPIEINVKEIVHLLAKEEELVAARKKAEELERENLDMSTRLAKKEQELDLRTQEKEDMEASLARIKERLEKETSMHIETKQKISELQDNLETLSRQINNEKSERKRLEQLVASGSLPDDAKATLKIVEDEDLEKVETKPTPPPPPPPPLAPPPPPCLMPIAPPPMKVEIIKNVPQPSNPLKSFNWSKIPEQKLQGTIWSELDDSKLYNVMDLESIDKIFCAYQKNGVSTEGSIEDLRTLGKNKKTMSVIDSRRAQNCTILLSKLKMSDNEITRTILSMDQQNILHIDMVEQLLKYIPSSEEAASLDIHQKELQNRADSFLYQISKVPHYEQRLRSLHYKKKFAASIAELTPRMRAVLEASRQVARSRRLRKLLELVLALGNYVNRGNARGNACGFRLASLNRLVDTKSSCSKGTTLLHYLVQILEARFREVLDIEEDMPHVRTAARVSMADLQKEVANLKNGLQDVQREIEFHRGQVQVLQGDMFLPAMRDFQAQATCRLAEAEDLFQDMKTRFDRAVRLFGEDSAGVQPDEFFGIFENFLQALAEARQDVENMRKKIEEEERRAKQEQELRKRTIERKNSREGILNSISLTKKNEANSNGQNDNKGEFDDLISALRTGDVFGEDIAKFKRSKRRPVTPSSQETRRHSAHKEDSRERH